Proteins from a single region of Chitinibacter bivalviorum:
- a CDS encoding DegT/DnrJ/EryC1/StrS family aminotransferase, which yields MIPVFKPLIEAEEINASKESLEMGWLGMGSYVSQFEEAVAKEIGGDRYVAAVSTATAGLHLALLLAEVGAGDEVIVASFNCSADFQVVSWVGAELVFCDCIDDGLGIDLDKAQLLVTEKTKAVIVMDYACGVMDHEKVRIFAEKNQVRIIHDASHSFGSSYQGKKIGSFSDITVFSFDPVKTVTCLDGGVVVVKSEAELKRLHELRLLGMQQPSTVMYKNQRAWTFDVASVGFRYHMLNMHAAIGMAQINKLDVIRDTRRLGCLEYSKQLANFDAVKIPKGDFYGMNPFIYYIRVDSQYRDNLREYLKEQGVDTGIHWLPGHTFTLWKQCKAGDLTVTSLLAKELITLPLHSKMAINDIKFICEKIRAFFGDKND from the coding sequence ATGATTCCCGTTTTTAAACCTTTGATTGAAGCTGAAGAAATTAATGCAAGTAAAGAGTCTTTAGAAATGGGCTGGCTCGGCATGGGAAGTTATGTTTCTCAGTTTGAAGAAGCCGTTGCGAAAGAAATTGGAGGTGATCGTTATGTAGCAGCCGTAAGTACTGCAACAGCGGGGCTGCACTTGGCTCTTTTATTGGCTGAGGTAGGCGCTGGGGATGAGGTTATTGTTGCCTCATTTAATTGTTCGGCAGACTTTCAAGTTGTATCATGGGTAGGGGCGGAGTTAGTTTTTTGTGATTGCATTGATGATGGTTTAGGCATTGATCTTGATAAAGCCCAATTACTTGTTACGGAAAAGACCAAGGCCGTTATTGTGATGGACTATGCTTGTGGCGTAATGGATCACGAAAAAGTCCGCATCTTTGCTGAGAAAAACCAGGTTCGCATTATCCATGATGCCTCTCATTCTTTTGGATCATCCTATCAAGGGAAAAAAATTGGTTCTTTTTCAGACATTACAGTCTTTAGTTTTGACCCAGTAAAAACGGTGACGTGTCTTGATGGTGGTGTTGTCGTTGTAAAATCAGAGGCTGAATTGAAACGGTTGCATGAGCTCCGCTTACTTGGTATGCAGCAGCCTTCAACAGTAATGTATAAAAATCAGCGTGCATGGACTTTTGATGTTGCATCTGTTGGTTTTCGATATCACATGCTTAATATGCACGCCGCAATTGGAATGGCACAAATTAATAAATTAGATGTGATTAGGGATACTCGCCGTCTGGGGTGTCTTGAATACAGTAAACAACTCGCCAATTTTGATGCGGTAAAAATTCCGAAGGGTGATTTTTACGGAATGAATCCGTTTATTTATTATATCCGCGTTGATAGTCAGTATCGCGATAATTTACGTGAATATCTAAAAGAGCAGGGGGTGGATACGGGGATTCATTGGTTGCCTGGGCATACCTTTACATTATGGAAACAATGTAAAGCTGGTGATTTGACTGTGACTTCTTTATTGGCAAAAGAATTAATAACTCTGCCGTTGCATTCTAAGATGGCAATAAATGATATCAAATTTATTTGTGAGAAAATTAGAGCGTTCTTTGGAGATAAAAATGATTGA
- the rfbF gene encoding glucose-1-phosphate cytidylyltransferase codes for MKAVILAGGLGTRILEESHLKPKPMIQIGGHPMLWHIMKIYSAHGINDFIICLGYKGYLIKEYFSNYFLHMSDVTIDIANNSIEVHERKSEPWRVTLVETGEHSMTGGRLKRVARYLDENEPFCFTYGDGVADIDISAEIAFHQQHGKLATVAAVQPPGRYGALLRGDTGQVSGFVEKPQGDGGSINGGFFILDKRCLEYIFDDETSWELEPMQRLAHDGELMAFDHLGFWQPMDTLRDKNLLESLWDSGKAPWKVW; via the coding sequence ATGAAAGCTGTAATTCTTGCTGGTGGACTTGGAACCAGGATCCTAGAGGAAAGCCACTTAAAGCCAAAACCGATGATCCAAATTGGTGGCCATCCGATGCTGTGGCACATTATGAAAATCTATTCTGCGCATGGAATCAACGATTTTATTATTTGCCTTGGGTATAAAGGGTATTTGATTAAAGAGTATTTTAGTAATTATTTCCTGCATATGTCGGACGTGACTATTGATATTGCCAACAACAGTATCGAAGTTCACGAAAGAAAAAGCGAGCCATGGCGAGTAACTTTGGTTGAAACAGGTGAACATTCGATGACTGGTGGTCGCTTAAAACGAGTTGCACGATATCTTGATGAGAATGAACCGTTTTGCTTTACCTATGGTGATGGTGTAGCGGATATCGATATCAGTGCTGAAATTGCTTTCCATCAACAGCACGGCAAACTGGCTACGGTCGCTGCGGTGCAGCCGCCGGGACGATACGGCGCCCTACTGCGTGGTGATACTGGCCAAGTTTCTGGTTTTGTCGAAAAACCACAAGGCGATGGCGGCAGTATCAATGGTGGTTTTTTTATTCTCGACAAGCGCTGTCTAGAATATATTTTTGATGATGAAACAAGTTGGGAGCTAGAACCAATGCAGCGTTTAGCTCACGATGGGGAGTTGATGGCATTTGATCACCTCGGTTTCTGGCAGCCGATGGATACGCTGCGCGATAAAAATTTGCTGGAATCATTATGGGATTCTGGTAAAGCGCCGTGGAAGGTTTGGTAA
- a CDS encoding class I SAM-dependent methyltransferase: MSQCRSCGATLEHTFADLGLSPVSNAFIREADLQRGEMYYPLHVQVCGQCWLVQLNDVLDVSTHFHDDYVYFSSYSSSWLAHARQYVENMTQRFKLGDLSQVVEIASNDGYLLQYFQQAGIPCLGIEPSANTARIALERGIDTLQAFFNIETATKLIAKGVKADLLLGNNVLAHVPDLQGFVIALKMLLGAEGVITLEFPHLQQLIANNQFDTIYHEHYSYLSLTALIPVFNRAGLRIFDVQQLPTHGGSLRIFACHQAAIHPFNTAVDEILRAEDLAGLQDLQTYSDFSAQMQKIKYQLITFLIAARQGGKRVAAYGAAAKGNTLLNYCGIKPDLLTFVADRNHLKQGRYLPGSRIPVYAPDAIFEHRPDYLLILPWNIQDEIMAEMSTIREWGGQFVCAIPEVKILS, translated from the coding sequence ATGAGCCAATGCCGATCCTGTGGTGCAACGCTAGAACACACTTTTGCTGATCTTGGCCTGTCGCCAGTTTCCAACGCCTTTATTCGTGAAGCTGATTTGCAGCGTGGTGAAATGTATTACCCACTGCATGTTCAAGTCTGTGGTCAGTGTTGGCTGGTGCAGTTAAATGATGTACTGGATGTAAGTACCCATTTCCATGACGATTACGTCTATTTCTCATCTTATTCTTCATCGTGGCTGGCACATGCCCGCCAATATGTTGAGAACATGACTCAACGATTCAAACTTGGTGATCTTAGCCAAGTGGTTGAAATAGCAAGCAATGATGGCTATTTGCTTCAATACTTTCAACAGGCGGGAATTCCTTGTCTTGGCATTGAGCCTTCGGCGAATACGGCACGGATTGCATTAGAACGAGGAATAGACACGCTTCAAGCTTTTTTCAATATTGAGACAGCAACTAAATTAATTGCTAAAGGTGTCAAGGCGGATTTGCTGCTAGGGAATAATGTGTTGGCGCATGTCCCTGACTTACAAGGTTTTGTAATAGCATTGAAAATGTTACTAGGTGCTGAAGGGGTTATCACGCTGGAATTTCCGCATCTGCAACAATTAATCGCCAATAATCAGTTTGATACGATTTATCACGAGCACTATTCATATTTATCTCTAACAGCTTTAATCCCCGTGTTTAATCGCGCTGGGTTACGGATATTTGACGTTCAGCAATTGCCAACTCATGGTGGTAGCTTGCGGATATTTGCTTGCCATCAAGCAGCAATTCATCCATTCAACACGGCTGTAGATGAGATATTGCGGGCTGAAGATCTAGCAGGGTTGCAGGATCTTCAAACATACTCGGATTTTTCTGCACAGATGCAGAAAATCAAATACCAATTAATTACCTTTTTGATTGCTGCACGCCAGGGCGGCAAACGAGTCGCCGCATATGGTGCGGCTGCCAAGGGTAATACCTTACTTAATTATTGTGGTATCAAGCCTGATTTACTGACGTTTGTAGCAGATCGAAATCACTTAAAACAAGGCCGATATTTGCCCGGTAGTCGTATTCCTGTTTATGCACCCGATGCGATTTTCGAGCATCGGCCTGATTATTTATTGATACTCCCTTGGAATATTCAGGATGAGATCATGGCTGAAATGAGCACAATTCGTGAATGGGGTGGTCAATTTGTTTGTGCCATCCCTGAGGTGAAAATTCTGTCATGA
- a CDS encoding O-linked N-acetylglucosamine transferase family protein, translating into MRKVKTHLQRQFHAEKTVADTAYQAGDATKLKQLCQRILVSDPCNEYATCNLGHILATEGKIQEAIQITERGLEKSPDSGQLNLNLASLYASMNRFSEASKHIEISLQKNQRDANAWVCKSYISKNLCNQEDVFLSCNKALELEPNNITALNNLATYYLENGRPREAVLRYRDIIEKTPNNIDMARTNLLFAMQYDEESTLDEIVYESKKYANLIEKAATVTVNHKNKPLPWRKLRIGFLSADIKSHPVAYILEPLLARLDRTQYSVYAYHTISNGDALTERLVKYFDSFKSIAFKTIDEQCKTIQADEIDILIDLSGHTAGNAMRVLAEKPAPVQVTWLGYPGTTGLSNIDIRITDEIIDENATDEEYSEKLYILPAPFCVYRPCAKNPIQRYWPEYQVKPTPALTNGYITFGTCNNLSKINSRTLNAWADILRLVPNSKILFEAWGMDDSESKNALIAKCNSHGIATECLILEPRTANNQYLTYHKIDISLDTFPLTGGNSTFDALWMGVPVITLAGRSYRERISTSILTALNQVDWIANDINSYTEKAFNLANDIVTLNQIRQGLRIKLEKSLAMDEVRFSIYFDNALRQAWIHWCEKQNVTIENSPEIPKHKTQVFIGSGQTKDLAEMLTQLQVTISAKEWNKVYYQANLILESVPQQAEALAAFAEADFANGYSMAISYMSHALDNAPNNPNYYIRLTEMLIANGDNISAQKILKLLELRISQSIIKQ; encoded by the coding sequence ATGCGCAAAGTAAAAACGCACCTCCAACGTCAATTCCACGCTGAAAAAACCGTTGCGGATACAGCATATCAAGCAGGTGATGCGACAAAACTCAAACAATTATGCCAACGTATTTTAGTGTCCGATCCTTGCAATGAATATGCCACTTGCAACCTTGGACACATACTTGCGACTGAGGGCAAGATTCAAGAAGCCATACAAATTACAGAACGTGGCTTAGAAAAATCTCCCGATAGTGGCCAGCTCAATCTTAATCTAGCCTCCCTTTATGCTTCGATGAATCGTTTCAGCGAAGCAAGTAAACATATTGAAATTTCACTGCAAAAAAATCAACGTGATGCAAATGCATGGGTATGCAAGTCATATATTTCTAAAAACCTCTGCAATCAAGAGGACGTTTTTCTCTCATGCAACAAAGCCCTTGAGCTTGAACCTAATAACATTACAGCGCTAAACAACTTAGCCACGTATTACCTTGAAAATGGGCGGCCAAGAGAAGCCGTACTTAGGTATCGTGACATCATTGAAAAAACACCAAATAACATTGACATGGCCAGAACAAATTTATTGTTTGCCATGCAATATGACGAAGAGAGCACTTTAGATGAGATCGTTTATGAAAGTAAAAAATATGCAAATCTAATTGAAAAAGCAGCCACTGTTACAGTGAACCACAAAAATAAACCTTTGCCATGGAGAAAATTACGAATAGGTTTTTTATCTGCTGACATAAAAAGCCATCCAGTCGCTTATATTTTGGAACCTTTACTAGCACGACTAGATAGAACTCAATACTCAGTATATGCTTATCACACAATTAGTAATGGAGATGCATTAACTGAAAGACTCGTAAAATACTTCGATTCATTTAAATCTATTGCATTCAAAACTATAGATGAACAATGCAAAACAATTCAAGCAGATGAAATTGATATTTTAATTGATCTCTCTGGTCATACGGCTGGTAATGCGATGCGTGTACTAGCCGAAAAACCAGCTCCTGTGCAAGTTACTTGGCTAGGATACCCTGGTACAACGGGGCTATCTAATATTGACATTCGCATAACAGATGAAATTATTGACGAAAATGCGACTGATGAAGAGTATTCTGAAAAATTATATATTTTGCCCGCACCTTTTTGTGTCTATCGCCCTTGTGCAAAAAATCCAATTCAACGCTACTGGCCGGAGTACCAAGTCAAACCAACGCCAGCACTAACCAACGGCTATATTACATTTGGCACATGCAATAATCTTTCAAAAATAAATAGTCGTACGCTCAATGCATGGGCTGATATATTAAGGCTAGTCCCAAACTCGAAAATATTGTTTGAAGCTTGGGGCATGGATGATTCTGAGAGCAAAAATGCGCTTATTGCAAAATGCAATTCACATGGAATCGCAACTGAATGTCTTATTCTGGAACCAAGGACTGCAAATAATCAATACCTTACCTATCATAAAATTGACATCAGCCTAGACACTTTCCCATTAACAGGGGGAAATAGCACCTTTGATGCCCTCTGGATGGGAGTGCCTGTAATCACCCTAGCAGGAAGGTCATATCGGGAGCGGATTTCGACTTCGATTCTTACAGCACTTAATCAAGTAGATTGGATTGCCAATGACATCAACTCATATACTGAAAAAGCATTCAATCTAGCAAACGACATTGTGACACTTAATCAAATAAGACAAGGGCTTCGAATCAAACTAGAAAAAAGCCTTGCAATGGATGAAGTAAGATTCAGTATTTATTTTGATAATGCACTTCGCCAAGCTTGGATCCATTGGTGCGAAAAACAAAATGTAACAATTGAAAATTCACCAGAAATTCCAAAGCATAAAACACAAGTATTTATCGGCAGTGGCCAAACTAAAGACTTAGCTGAAATGTTGACTCAGCTTCAAGTGACAATCAGCGCAAAAGAATGGAACAAGGTTTACTATCAGGCCAACCTGATACTTGAATCAGTACCGCAGCAAGCGGAAGCACTAGCAGCATTTGCGGAAGCTGACTTTGCGAACGGCTACTCAATGGCTATTTCGTACATGAGCCATGCATTAGATAACGCACCGAACAACCCAAATTACTACATTCGATTAACTGAGATGCTTATTGCTAACGGTGATAACATTTCGGCACAGAAAATTCTTAAACTACTAGAACTCCGGATTAGTCAGAGCATAATAAAACAATAA
- a CDS encoding flagellin yields MAQVINTNVPSLNSQNNLNKSQSMLSTSLQRLSSGLRINSAKDDAAGLAISDRMTSQIRGLDQARRNANDGISLAQTSEGALSTSSDLLQRMRELAVQSSNSTNTSSDRKALQAEVAQLSSELDRISTTTQFNGQNLLDGTFGTANFQVGANAGQTIQASTGNFRTNQYGNNQISTAGSGPAASSGAFGSNGVTGGTIAVSGSAGTKNITVTASDTAQTMAKNINDQTSATGVTATATTNVALGFTAAGAYTINLASDNGSAGQTINFTLGAATGSAGLATALSAINDQTSKTGVTAQLNSGGTAIVLTNSNGNDITVTAASGNTNAGSVTVGKLDTSLAAVGAGQTLASGGSAAASATASGTLTFDSASAFSIVPTTTNAVASATSSLKAVSGIDISTFSGAQDALKTIDAAISKVSSSRADLGALQSRFENTISNLSTSSENLSASRSRIRDTDYANETANLAKAQVLQQAGTAMLAQANALPNQVLSLLRG; encoded by the coding sequence ATGGCTCAAGTCATTAATACTAACGTTCCATCGTTAAATTCACAGAATAACTTAAATAAATCGCAAAGCATGCTGAGTACTTCTCTGCAGCGCTTGTCTTCAGGTTTGCGGATTAATAGTGCCAAAGATGATGCTGCGGGCTTGGCGATTTCAGATCGTATGACCAGCCAGATTCGCGGTCTTGATCAGGCGCGGCGCAATGCAAATGACGGTATTTCATTGGCACAAACATCTGAGGGGGCATTGTCAACTAGCTCTGATTTGCTGCAGCGGATGCGTGAGTTGGCGGTTCAATCTTCTAACTCAACCAATACTTCAAGCGACCGTAAAGCCTTGCAGGCAGAGGTTGCACAGCTAAGTTCTGAGTTAGATCGCATTTCAACAACAACGCAGTTCAATGGACAAAACTTGCTGGATGGTACCTTTGGTACAGCCAATTTCCAAGTCGGGGCCAATGCAGGTCAAACCATTCAGGCGTCAACTGGTAACTTCCGCACCAATCAGTATGGAAATAACCAAATTTCTACTGCAGGTTCAGGTCCCGCAGCTTCAAGCGGTGCTTTTGGTTCCAATGGTGTTACTGGTGGTACGATCGCCGTATCTGGTTCTGCTGGCACTAAAAACATTACCGTTACTGCCAGCGATACCGCGCAGACCATGGCTAAAAATATCAATGACCAAACATCTGCTACTGGTGTGACTGCTACAGCAACAACAAATGTTGCTTTGGGCTTTACTGCTGCTGGTGCGTATACGATCAATTTGGCCTCTGATAATGGTTCTGCAGGCCAAACGATTAACTTTACTTTGGGTGCGGCAACAGGTTCTGCTGGATTGGCAACGGCCTTATCGGCTATTAATGACCAGACCTCAAAGACTGGAGTTACTGCTCAGTTGAATTCGGGTGGTACAGCTATCGTATTAACAAACTCAAACGGCAATGATATAACTGTAACTGCAGCTTCAGGTAATACTAATGCTGGTAGTGTTACTGTTGGCAAATTAGATACTTCCCTTGCCGCAGTTGGTGCAGGCCAGACCCTGGCTTCAGGGGGGTCAGCCGCGGCGTCAGCAACAGCAAGCGGGACTTTGACTTTTGACTCAGCAAGTGCGTTCTCTATCGTTCCAACTACGACGAATGCTGTTGCGTCAGCAACATCATCATTAAAAGCGGTATCTGGCATCGATATTTCAACCTTTAGTGGTGCACAGGATGCTCTGAAAACGATTGATGCTGCGATTTCAAAGGTGAGTAGCTCACGCGCAGATTTGGGTGCCTTGCAATCGCGTTTTGAAAACACGATCTCTAACTTGTCAACCAGCTCAGAAAATTTGTCTGCATCACGTAGCCGTATTCGTGATACTGATTATGCAAACGAAACAGCGAACTTGGCGAAAGCTCAGGTCTTGCAACAAGCGGGTACTGCGATGCTGGCGCAAGCGAATGCATTGCCTAACCAAGTGTTGAGTTTGCTCCGCGGCTAA
- a CDS encoding GNAT family N-acetyltransferase: MIEPDGLNLLRLLKSNRGWQEGSLCLPVGKPVVALLRPIVTKGDALSDQDLDNLSEWRNRFVKSFLTEFDATREQTRRWLVNSVDADLGKILFMLEDLNGNSIGHLGLGFINWDAKYGEADAIVRGNPAPKGLMKEALQTLIKWAKSELGLEEVCVRVRSDNTAIDFYRKSGFVEYKRVSIMASQVDSTLIWSEREGHIAPFLVYMRYAHA; encoded by the coding sequence ATGATTGAACCAGATGGTCTAAATCTGCTGAGATTGTTAAAGTCTAATAGGGGCTGGCAAGAGGGCTCACTCTGTTTGCCAGTCGGAAAGCCAGTTGTTGCCTTATTAAGGCCGATTGTTACCAAAGGCGATGCCCTTAGTGATCAAGACTTGGATAATTTAAGCGAGTGGCGAAATCGATTTGTGAAATCATTTTTGACTGAGTTTGACGCTACCCGAGAGCAGACAAGAAGATGGCTAGTCAATTCTGTCGATGCTGATCTAGGTAAAATATTGTTCATGCTTGAAGATTTGAATGGAAATTCTATTGGGCATTTGGGGTTGGGGTTTATTAATTGGGATGCAAAATATGGTGAAGCAGATGCGATTGTACGTGGTAATCCTGCTCCAAAAGGGCTGATGAAAGAAGCTCTACAAACCTTGATTAAATGGGCTAAATCTGAATTGGGCTTGGAAGAAGTTTGTGTCCGAGTTCGTTCAGATAATACGGCAATTGATTTTTACAGAAAATCAGGCTTTGTTGAGTATAAACGGGTCAGTATTATGGCGAGTCAAGTTGACAGCACGCTCATATGGTCAGAGCGAGAAGGTCATATTGCTCCTTTTTTAGTTTATATGCGTTATGCACATGCTTGA
- a CDS encoding flagellar protein FlaG has product MQIQSVNVTPALSSQTQNETLHQNGTIKAEQAVAPVQAGPTAVQAIDPKQQAKDVEDAVKKINETVQALNQNVGLEFSTDQDTKIQLVRLIDTKSKEILRQIPSAEVISIAKALDRLQGLLVRDKA; this is encoded by the coding sequence ATGCAAATTCAATCAGTGAATGTAACGCCTGCGCTTTCATCGCAGACGCAGAATGAAACTCTCCACCAGAATGGAACAATTAAGGCGGAGCAGGCCGTTGCCCCGGTTCAGGCTGGGCCAACGGCTGTTCAGGCTATTGATCCAAAGCAGCAAGCCAAAGATGTTGAAGATGCCGTCAAAAAAATCAACGAAACCGTACAAGCATTAAATCAAAATGTGGGTCTTGAATTTAGTACCGATCAGGATACGAAGATTCAACTAGTACGCCTAATTGATACAAAGTCAAAAGAAATTTTGCGCCAAATACCTAGTGCTGAAGTGATTAGCATTGCTAAGGCGCTTGATCGACTGCAAGGGCTTCTTGTCAGAGATAAAGCCTAA
- the rfbC gene encoding dTDP-4-dehydrorhamnose 3,5-epimerase: MIFHPLPLAGAFLIEPEPIRDQRGFFARTVCRKEFAEHGLNAEFVQQSLSWNEQQGTLRGMHYQVQERKEAKLVRVAAGSIYDVLLDLRDQESTYLQWYSVELSAINRMHIYIPPGVAHGFLTLSDHCEVIYQMTAFYDPTAARGVRWDDPVFGIEWPQAVDLLMSAQDKSWPLWVRES; encoded by the coding sequence ATGATTTTTCATCCCTTACCGCTTGCAGGTGCTTTTTTAATCGAGCCCGAACCTATTCGCGATCAGCGTGGTTTTTTTGCCCGCACGGTTTGTCGTAAAGAGTTTGCCGAGCACGGGCTTAATGCAGAATTTGTACAGCAAAGTCTGTCGTGGAATGAGCAACAAGGAACTTTGCGTGGGATGCATTACCAAGTTCAAGAGCGCAAAGAAGCAAAACTGGTGCGAGTAGCAGCTGGATCTATCTATGACGTGCTGCTTGATCTGAGGGATCAAGAATCTACTTATTTGCAATGGTATTCTGTTGAGCTTTCGGCTATTAATCGAATGCATATCTATATCCCACCAGGCGTGGCTCATGGGTTTTTGACATTATCGGATCATTGCGAAGTCATCTATCAAATGACCGCATTTTATGATCCAACCGCGGCGCGAGGAGTACGTTGGGATGATCCTGTTTTTGGTATTGAGTGGCCTCAGGCAGTGGATCTATTAATGTCAGCGCAAGATAAAAGTTGGCCGTTATGGGTACGTGAAAGCTAA
- the rfbG gene encoding CDP-glucose 4,6-dehydratase yields the protein MLPNHKDALTLGNADESANSFPELSLYAGKSVFLTGHTGFKGGWLTATLRYLGANVHGYALVPDTQPNLFEVADIQSFLSSHTLADLADSTVMLAAMRAAQPEIIFHLAAQPLVRRSYLEPAITWQTNVQGTVNLLECVRQCPSVRAVVIITTDKCYENQEWYWGYRENDRLGGHDPYSASKAACELVVNSYRASFFNASGVRIASARAGNVIGGGDWAADRLIPDAVRAIAAGQTLQIRNPTASRPWQHVLAPLHGYLLLGKALLCGQAEVGCAFNFGPPSQDNLTVANVFEQLKIHWPQLQLELANNNNQAHEAQLLYLDSSKALNELAWRPRWLLSQSIEHTAAWYQAAYSNRLDMQSYTLAQIEEYLA from the coding sequence ATGTTGCCTAACCACAAGGATGCATTGACACTAGGTAATGCCGATGAATCGGCAAACAGTTTTCCCGAATTATCGCTCTATGCAGGAAAGTCAGTATTCCTGACTGGTCACACCGGTTTTAAAGGTGGCTGGTTGACCGCTACATTGAGGTATCTTGGTGCGAATGTTCATGGGTATGCCTTAGTGCCAGATACCCAGCCTAATCTATTTGAAGTAGCCGATATTCAATCATTCTTGTCGTCGCACACGTTGGCAGATTTGGCGGATTCGACTGTGATGCTGGCTGCAATGCGCGCTGCTCAGCCTGAAATCATCTTTCACCTCGCTGCCCAGCCACTGGTGCGGCGCAGCTATTTAGAGCCTGCGATAACGTGGCAAACGAATGTGCAAGGCACGGTGAATCTGCTTGAATGTGTGCGGCAATGTCCATCAGTACGTGCTGTAGTGATTATTACGACCGATAAATGTTATGAAAATCAGGAGTGGTATTGGGGCTATCGTGAGAACGACCGTCTTGGTGGACACGACCCCTATTCGGCCAGCAAAGCTGCGTGCGAATTAGTGGTGAACAGTTATCGTGCTTCTTTTTTTAATGCTTCAGGCGTGCGTATAGCCAGCGCCAGAGCTGGCAATGTGATTGGAGGTGGGGATTGGGCTGCTGATCGGCTAATTCCTGATGCTGTCCGTGCCATTGCCGCAGGGCAAACGTTGCAAATTCGTAACCCAACGGCCAGCCGCCCATGGCAACATGTACTTGCCCCTTTGCATGGTTACCTATTACTTGGAAAGGCACTGTTGTGCGGTCAGGCCGAGGTAGGCTGCGCCTTCAATTTTGGCCCGCCGTCACAAGATAATCTCACTGTCGCTAATGTGTTTGAACAGTTGAAAATACATTGGCCACAGCTGCAATTGGAACTTGCTAACAATAACAATCAAGCTCATGAGGCTCAATTGCTTTACTTGGATTCAAGTAAAGCACTCAACGAATTGGCTTGGCGGCCCCGTTGGTTGTTAAGTCAGTCAATTGAACATACTGCAGCCTGGTATCAGGCTGCATACTCTAATCGTCTTGATATGCAGAGCTATACCCTAGCTCAGATAGAGGAGTACCTTGCATAA